In one Winogradskyella sp. MH6 genomic region, the following are encoded:
- a CDS encoding cupin domain-containing protein, which translates to MKENKKYTIQNSPFIVPTDDGKLIKEHFGKASDGNSEISIAHMVAPPGWGEPFQTPEFDEYTFIIKGKKQFIIEGETIVLEAGQSIKVEKHTRLQYSNPFNEPCEYLAICLPAFSIESVNRENE; encoded by the coding sequence TTGAAAGAAAACAAAAAATACACTATACAGAATTCCCCTTTCATCGTACCAACTGACGACGGAAAACTAATAAAAGAACATTTTGGAAAAGCCAGTGATGGCAATTCTGAAATAAGTATTGCGCATATGGTTGCGCCTCCTGGCTGGGGTGAACCATTTCAAACTCCAGAGTTTGATGAATACACCTTTATCATCAAAGGCAAAAAACAGTTTATTATAGAAGGGGAAACGATAGTTTTAGAAGCAGGACAATCTATTAAAGTAGAAAAGCATACACGATTGCAATATTCCAATCCGTTCAATGAGCCTTGCGAATATCTTGCTATTTGCCTTCCTGCATTTTCAATTGAGTCTGTAAACAGAGAAAACGAATAG
- a CDS encoding TonB-dependent receptor domain-containing protein, producing the protein MNKLLHRIVLLLLISIFSNLAHSQKEEPQQLVQILEILEKRYEVKFSFETKTVLNIELYPLKEDLSLEEALDKLKTITNLNFEVLSRRFIAITPSDKIVHRLEEVVVNNYLSRGISKTNNGTITVDANAFDILPGLIEPDVLQIVQNLPGVTSVDERISNINVRGGTNDQNLILYEGIRMYQSGHFFGLISAFNPYLSDDIRISKNGTSALYGNGVSGTISIKNVDDLDQKFSAGLGSNLLSVDGYAKVPLSKKTELQLSARRSFTDVLVSETYDAYFDRIFRDSELNTTNDVNTLLALDERFLFYDVNAKFLYDINDSSKLRISLLNIYNNLDYNQVFANSDNNIQETRSALNQVSYGASATYSKTFKNDIHTSAQVYYSHYDLDAQNNDVTNSQLLIQENKVEDYGLRFDVKKIIDNDIEVRGGYQFNEVGVTNFEDVSNPNFTSLVKEIVRTHAIFGETERYSKSHNTYIRLGARISYFEKLKELVLEPRFAFNQKISDHVRLEVLGELKSQTISQVIDLQQDFFGIEKRRWQLSNLENVPLVKSQQISLGLSYNQNNLLVSLEGYYKNVEGITAQSQGFQNQFQFVNDKGSYTVTGLDFLINKRFNNFSTWLSYTLSNNDYTFDVINDGNPFPNSVDLTHVANASLTYSLKNFKIGLGLNWHSGRAYTKPLNIQDNSNSTIEYQSPNSSRLSDYFRADLSAIYKFQLSKGIKAEAGASVWNMLNQNNIINRYYTLDSDNDIVEVDNRSLKFTPNLSFRVNF; encoded by the coding sequence GTGAATAAACTTTTACATCGTATTGTTTTACTTCTCCTAATTTCTATCTTCTCTAATCTTGCACATAGTCAAAAAGAGGAACCACAACAACTCGTTCAAATTCTAGAAATTTTAGAAAAACGCTATGAGGTAAAATTTTCATTTGAGACTAAAACCGTTTTAAATATAGAGCTATACCCTCTTAAAGAAGACCTTTCTTTAGAAGAAGCTCTGGATAAGCTAAAAACAATTACCAATCTTAACTTTGAAGTTTTAAGCCGACGCTTTATTGCCATAACACCAAGCGACAAAATAGTACATAGGCTAGAAGAAGTTGTAGTAAATAATTACTTATCTAGAGGTATTTCTAAAACCAATAATGGTACCATAACAGTAGATGCCAATGCCTTTGATATTTTACCAGGCTTAATAGAACCAGATGTTCTCCAAATAGTACAAAACCTACCAGGTGTTACAAGTGTAGACGAACGTATTTCTAATATTAATGTAAGAGGCGGCACTAACGACCAAAACCTTATTCTGTACGAAGGCATACGTATGTATCAATCTGGACATTTTTTTGGATTAATTTCAGCATTTAATCCTTATTTATCAGATGATATTCGTATTTCTAAAAATGGTACAAGTGCCCTTTATGGCAATGGTGTTTCTGGCACTATTTCTATTAAAAATGTAGATGATTTAGACCAAAAGTTTAGTGCAGGTTTGGGAAGTAATTTACTCAGCGTAGATGGTTATGCAAAAGTGCCATTGAGTAAAAAAACCGAATTACAACTCTCTGCGCGACGTTCTTTTACAGACGTTTTGGTTTCCGAGACTTATGACGCTTATTTTGATAGAATTTTTAGAGATTCTGAACTCAACACTACAAATGATGTAAATACACTTTTGGCATTAGATGAACGATTTTTATTTTATGATGTTAACGCCAAGTTTCTTTACGACATTAATGATTCATCTAAGCTTAGAATTAGTCTGCTTAATATTTATAACAACCTAGATTACAATCAGGTATTTGCAAATTCTGACAATAATATACAAGAAACCAGAAGCGCACTTAACCAAGTTAGCTATGGTGCAAGTGCTACCTATTCTAAGACTTTTAAGAATGATATACATACATCTGCCCAAGTATATTATTCTCATTACGATTTAGATGCTCAAAATAATGATGTGACCAATAGCCAATTACTCATTCAAGAAAATAAAGTTGAAGATTATGGTTTACGTTTCGATGTAAAAAAAATTATAGATAATGATATTGAAGTTAGAGGAGGCTATCAATTTAATGAAGTAGGTGTTACTAATTTTGAAGATGTATCTAATCCAAATTTTACAAGTTTGGTAAAAGAAATTGTAAGAACACACGCTATTTTTGGTGAAACCGAGCGTTACTCAAAATCTCACAATACATACATACGTTTAGGCGCACGAATAAGTTATTTTGAAAAACTAAAAGAATTGGTACTTGAGCCAAGATTTGCTTTTAATCAAAAAATATCTGACCACGTAAGATTAGAAGTTTTAGGAGAACTTAAAAGCCAAACTATTTCTCAGGTAATAGACTTGCAACAAGATTTTTTTGGTATTGAAAAACGACGATGGCAATTATCAAATTTAGAAAATGTACCACTTGTAAAAAGTCAGCAAATTTCATTAGGCTTAAGTTACAATCAAAACAACTTATTGGTTTCACTAGAAGGCTACTATAAAAATGTAGAAGGCATTACGGCTCAAAGTCAAGGCTTTCAAAATCAATTTCAATTTGTGAATGACAAAGGCTCATATACCGTTACAGGTTTAGATTTTTTAATAAATAAACGTTTTAATAATTTTAGTACATGGTTGAGTTACACTTTAAGCAACAACGATTATACCTTTGATGTTATTAATGACGGAAATCCCTTCCCAAACAGTGTAGATTTAACTCATGTAGCCAACGCATCTCTCACCTATAGTTTAAAAAACTTCAAAATAGGTTTAGGTCTTAATTGGCACTCTGGCAGAGCTTACACAAAACCTTTAAACATACAAGACAACAGCAATTCAACTATAGAATATCAAAGCCCAAATAGCTCCAGATTATCAGATTATTTTAGAG
- the ffh gene encoding signal recognition particle protein — translation MFNNLSDKLDKALHVLKGHGSITEVNVAETLKEVRRALLDADVNFKIAKEFTNKVKEKALGQNVLTTLQPGQLMVKIVKDELTELMGGDAEGINLSGNPSIILMSGLQGSGKTTFSGKLANYLKNKKTKKPLLVACDVYRPAAIDQLHVVGEQINVEVYSDKGNSDPVAIAQAGIAHAKANGHNVVIIDTAGRLAVDEAMMTEISNIHKAIQPQETLFVVDSMTGQDAVNTAKAFNDILNFDGVILTKLDGDTRGGAAISIKSVVNKPIKFIGTGEKMEAIDVFYPSRMADRILGMGDVVSLVERAQEQFDEEEARKLQKKIAKNQFGFDDFLKQIQQIKKMGNMKDLIGMIPGAGKMMKDIDIDDDAFKGIEAIIHSMTPAERANPSIINSSRKKRIGKGSGTSVQEVNQLLKQFTQMSKMMKMMQGGGGKRMMQMMKNMPR, via the coding sequence ATGTTCAATAATTTAAGTGATAAGTTAGATAAAGCGCTACACGTATTAAAAGGTCATGGAAGTATTACCGAAGTCAACGTAGCAGAGACTTTAAAAGAAGTAAGACGTGCGCTTTTAGATGCCGATGTTAACTTTAAAATTGCTAAGGAATTTACCAATAAAGTAAAGGAAAAAGCATTAGGTCAAAATGTATTGACAACGCTTCAACCTGGTCAGTTAATGGTTAAAATCGTTAAGGATGAATTAACCGAACTTATGGGAGGTGATGCAGAAGGCATTAATCTGTCTGGTAATCCAAGCATTATTTTAATGTCTGGTTTACAAGGTTCTGGTAAAACCACCTTTTCAGGTAAATTAGCCAACTACTTAAAAAATAAAAAAACAAAAAAACCTTTATTAGTTGCTTGTGATGTGTATCGTCCTGCAGCGATAGACCAGCTTCATGTTGTTGGAGAACAAATCAACGTTGAGGTTTATAGTGATAAAGGAAACAGTGACCCAGTAGCCATTGCACAAGCAGGTATTGCGCATGCAAAAGCTAATGGACACAACGTGGTGATTATAGATACCGCAGGTCGTTTGGCTGTAGATGAAGCTATGATGACCGAGATTTCTAATATTCACAAAGCAATTCAGCCACAAGAAACCTTGTTTGTGGTAGATTCTATGACAGGTCAGGATGCTGTGAATACTGCAAAAGCCTTCAATGATATATTAAATTTTGATGGTGTTATCCTAACCAAATTAGATGGTGATACACGTGGTGGTGCCGCAATTTCTATTAAGTCTGTTGTAAATAAACCAATCAAGTTTATTGGTACAGGTGAGAAGATGGAAGCGATTGATGTTTTCTATCCATCGCGTATGGCAGACAGAATCCTAGGGATGGGAGACGTTGTATCTCTTGTAGAGCGTGCACAAGAACAATTTGACGAAGAGGAAGCTCGAAAACTTCAAAAGAAAATTGCAAAAAACCAATTCGGGTTTGATGATTTCTTAAAACAGATTCAACAAATCAAGAAAATGGGTAACATGAAGGATTTAATTGGAATGATTCCTGGTGCAGGCAAAATGATGAAAGACATTGATATCGATGACGATGCTTTTAAAGGTATTGAAGCCATCATTCATTCTATGACACCAGCAGAGCGTGCTAATCCTTCAATCATAAATTCAAGTAGAAAAAAACGAATAGGTAAAGGCTCAGGTACATCTGTACAAGAAGTTAACCAATTGCTAAAACAATTTACTCAAATGAGTAAAATGATGAAGATGATGCAAGGTGGTGGCGGAAAACGTATGATGCAGATGATGAAAAACATGCCTCGCTAA
- a CDS encoding alpha/beta hydrolase, which yields MSSFVIKSIGNALNATSLISSKYASKKALHLFASPRKGRYTENQKKIVDSALFETLSYKGQDIATYRWKGSRKTILLAHGWESNASRWSYILEDLKAQDYNIIALDGPAHGRSDGRQFNAVLYSEFINKVAEKHQPQVVIGHSVGGMATVFFMHNHQLPSVKKLVLLGAPAHFTGVFSRYKSMMGYNKRISKGLDNIVIERFGKPVDYFSAANFTKTIEAEGLIIHDKKDRIIPFEDGQLFANRYKNSKFIETEGFGHGLKDKSLSPKIIEFINN from the coding sequence ATGAGCAGTTTTGTTATAAAATCTATTGGTAACGCCTTAAATGCCACGAGTTTAATATCTTCAAAATACGCTTCAAAAAAAGCATTGCATTTGTTTGCTTCGCCTCGCAAGGGTCGTTATACTGAAAACCAGAAAAAAATAGTTGATTCTGCCTTGTTTGAAACGTTATCGTATAAAGGACAAGACATTGCAACCTATCGTTGGAAAGGCAGTAGAAAAACCATTTTATTAGCTCACGGTTGGGAAAGTAATGCGTCGCGATGGAGCTATATTCTTGAAGATCTAAAAGCACAAGATTATAATATTATTGCTCTAGATGGCCCAGCACATGGCCGTTCTGATGGCAGACAATTTAATGCTGTTTTATATTCAGAATTTATAAATAAAGTTGCAGAAAAACACCAACCGCAAGTCGTTATCGGCCACTCCGTTGGAGGTATGGCAACTGTGTTTTTTATGCACAACCATCAACTACCATCAGTTAAAAAATTGGTTTTATTGGGAGCACCAGCACATTTTACTGGTGTGTTTTCTAGATACAAATCTATGATGGGCTACAACAAGCGCATTTCTAAAGGCTTAGACAACATTGTTATTGAACGTTTTGGCAAACCTGTAGATTATTTTTCTGCTGCAAACTTTACAAAGACTATTGAAGCTGAAGGTCTAATAATTCATGATAAAAAAGACAGAATTATTCCTTTTGAGGATGGTCAACTTTTTGCCAATCGCTACAAGAACTCTAAGTTTATTGAAACCGAAGGTTTTGGTCATGGTTTAAAAGACAAGTCTTTATCACCAAAAATTATAGAGTTTATAAATAATTAA
- a CDS encoding YybH family protein: MKSVFTLIFFISALSFSQNEYSVSDTNPYGLPNPEAPEEIKDFENLIGKCNCKSETRKQDQTWADPIDMTWEWKYIMNGMAVQDETIKSDGKHSGSIRQFIADSSKWYVHYYSSATPTTTLPTWEGGKKENGNIVLYREQKAPNGMEGFYRLTFYDISDLGYKWIGEWVDKTEKIAFPTWKIDCKKVTEDDSDIKIIKNNISAFSKAYMSGDVDALISMYTDDGKIFPNNKKILSGKDELKDYWAVPEGVKILHHKVTPEEIHIENNIAYDYGYYEGKTLTKDNKEVSWHGKYTIVWKKTDGEWKIYLDIWNNVTK; encoded by the coding sequence ATGAAATCAGTCTTTACTCTCATTTTTTTTATTTCAGCATTAAGCTTTTCTCAAAATGAATATTCCGTATCAGATACTAATCCTTACGGTTTACCCAATCCTGAAGCTCCAGAAGAAATAAAGGATTTTGAAAACTTAATTGGCAAATGTAATTGCAAGTCTGAGACAAGAAAGCAAGACCAAACTTGGGCAGATCCAATAGACATGACATGGGAATGGAAATACATAATGAATGGTATGGCTGTACAAGATGAAACTATTAAATCTGATGGAAAACACTCTGGAAGCATAAGACAATTTATTGCAGACAGTAGTAAATGGTATGTACATTATTATTCCTCTGCTACTCCAACAACCACATTACCAACTTGGGAGGGTGGCAAAAAAGAGAATGGTAACATTGTATTGTATCGCGAGCAAAAAGCACCAAACGGCATGGAAGGCTTTTATCGTCTTACCTTTTATGATATAAGTGATTTGGGATACAAATGGATTGGTGAATGGGTAGACAAAACTGAGAAAATAGCTTTTCCAACCTGGAAAATAGATTGTAAAAAAGTAACTGAAGACGATTCAGATATAAAAATCATTAAAAATAATATCTCAGCATTTTCTAAAGCCTATATGAGTGGTGATGTTGATGCACTTATAAGTATGTATACAGACGATGGAAAGATTTTCCCAAACAATAAAAAAATACTATCTGGCAAGGACGAATTGAAAGATTATTGGGCTGTTCCTGAAGGTGTCAAGATCCTTCATCATAAAGTAACTCCAGAAGAAATTCATATAGAAAATAACATTGCGTACGATTATGGATATTATGAAGGAAAAACTTTAACCAAAGACAATAAAGAAGTTTCTTGGCATGGAAAATATACCATAGTATGGAAAAAGACTGATGGAGAATGGAAAATTTATTTAGACATTTGGAATAACGTCACTAAGTAA
- a CDS encoding FecR family protein: MTREELIQKWLDHNLNSEEQKAFEQLEDYKDLMQLDTALKSFKSPDFSVDKNYNVLQSELKQKSTQSWYKPLLKIAAVLAICFSVYYYTTTLDSTFNTEIASQTTIELPDASEVILNANSNLVFNESKWGDKREVKLSGEAFFKVAKGEKFDVVTDQGIVSVLGTQFNINQRNGYFEVRCYEGLVGVKTKDNYTELRPGNGLKIIDGKLFANEKEITTQPAWLRGESNFTNTPLKHVITELENYYDIKIVIDKADANRLYTGGFTHKNLDLALQSVTIPLNLSYSKSGTSIVLKRE, from the coding sequence ATGACACGAGAAGAACTCATACAAAAATGGTTAGACCATAATCTTAACTCAGAAGAGCAAAAAGCTTTTGAGCAGCTAGAGGATTATAAAGATTTAATGCAATTAGATACAGCATTAAAATCTTTTAAGTCTCCAGACTTCTCTGTGGATAAAAATTACAATGTATTACAATCTGAACTGAAGCAAAAATCTACACAATCTTGGTATAAACCACTACTTAAAATTGCAGCTGTATTAGCTATATGCTTTAGTGTTTATTACTACACAACAACCTTAGACAGCACTTTTAATACAGAAATTGCCTCGCAAACAACAATAGAATTACCAGATGCTTCTGAAGTGATCCTTAATGCAAACTCTAACTTGGTTTTCAACGAAAGTAAATGGGGTGACAAACGAGAAGTTAAACTTAGTGGTGAAGCATTTTTTAAAGTTGCCAAAGGCGAAAAGTTTGATGTTGTTACAGACCAAGGAATTGTTAGTGTTCTCGGTACTCAGTTTAATATAAACCAACGCAATGGTTATTTTGAAGTGAGATGCTACGAAGGCTTAGTTGGCGTTAAAACAAAAGACAATTACACAGAGTTACGACCAGGAAATGGTCTAAAAATAATTGATGGGAAGTTATTTGCTAATGAAAAAGAAATCACTACGCAACCAGCTTGGTTGCGTGGTGAAAGTAACTTCACAAACACACCTCTTAAACACGTTATTACCGAATTAGAAAATTATTACGACATAAAAATTGTTATAGATAAAGCTGATGCCAACCGACTATACACCGGAGGTTTTACTCATAAAAATTTAGATTTAGCATTGCAATCTGTAACAATACCATTAAATTTAAGCTATAGTAAGTCTGGAACTTCTATTGTATTAAAGCGTGAATAA
- a CDS encoding acetolactate decarboxylase, giving the protein MLNNKTLFILLVLFCFNCKSNKEKEEQNTTYSDVVSVSAMKDVMWKGELFSKIQLDTIKPKKGLYGIGPEAYLRGEILINNGKTYVSRVLTDSTMTVEEITDAKAPFFVYANVNDWNTIELPRSVKSIKDLETFIDNQTKDQKRPFAFKLEGSISKATIHIQNLPEGTKVSSPKEAHQGQTNYQIENENVEIIGFFSTEHQGVFTHHDSFLHMHLITKNKKQMGHLDDAVFNEMSLLLPKS; this is encoded by the coding sequence ATGCTAAATAACAAAACGCTTTTCATCCTTTTAGTGCTTTTTTGCTTTAATTGTAAATCAAATAAAGAAAAAGAAGAGCAAAACACTACTTACTCAGATGTTGTTAGTGTCTCTGCCATGAAAGACGTTATGTGGAAAGGCGAGCTGTTTAGCAAAATACAATTAGACACTATTAAACCTAAAAAAGGACTTTACGGCATTGGTCCTGAAGCCTATTTACGTGGTGAGATACTCATCAATAATGGAAAAACTTATGTATCGAGAGTACTCACAGATTCTACAATGACAGTTGAAGAAATTACAGATGCTAAAGCTCCATTTTTTGTATATGCTAATGTCAATGATTGGAATACGATTGAATTACCTCGTTCAGTAAAATCAATTAAAGACCTAGAAACTTTTATTGACAACCAAACAAAAGATCAAAAACGACCTTTCGCTTTTAAATTAGAGGGTAGTATTTCAAAAGCTACAATTCACATTCAAAACTTACCAGAAGGCACTAAAGTATCGTCGCCAAAAGAAGCGCATCAAGGCCAAACCAATTACCAAATAGAAAATGAGAATGTTGAAATAATTGGTTTTTTTTCAACTGAGCACCAAGGTGTTTTCACACATCACGATTCATTTTTACACATGCATCTCATCACCAAAAATAAAAAGCAAATGGGACACTTAGATGATGCTGTTTTTAATGAAATGTCGTTATTATTACCTAAGTCCTAA
- a CDS encoding bifunctional 5,10-methylenetetrahydrofolate dehydrogenase/5,10-methenyltetrahydrofolate cyclohydrolase yields the protein MTILDGRKTSKDIKDEIKAEVDKMKANGEKVPHLAAVIVGNDGASLTYVGSKVKACERVGFESTMVRLSNTTSEIELLDKIEELNNNDDIDGFIIQLPLPRQINTQKVLMAVDPNKDVDGFHPTNFGKMALDMSTFIPATPFGILELLERYKVETDGKHTVIIGRSHIVGRPMSILMGRKGFPGNSTVTLTHSHTKNITQITSQADIIISALGIPNFLKAEMVKDDAVIIDVGITRVPDDSEKGYHITGDVDFENVSKKASFITPVPGGVGPMTIAMLLKNTLLAREQHRKNRA from the coding sequence ATGACAATTCTAGACGGAAGAAAGACAAGTAAAGACATCAAGGATGAAATAAAAGCCGAAGTTGACAAAATGAAGGCTAATGGCGAAAAGGTGCCTCACCTTGCTGCAGTCATTGTTGGTAACGATGGTGCAAGTTTAACTTATGTTGGTAGTAAAGTTAAGGCATGTGAGCGTGTTGGTTTTGAATCTACTATGGTGCGCTTATCTAATACAACTAGTGAGATTGAATTGTTGGATAAAATCGAAGAGTTAAACAATAATGATGATATAGATGGTTTTATCATTCAGTTACCTTTACCGCGTCAAATAAATACTCAAAAAGTATTGATGGCTGTAGATCCCAATAAGGATGTAGATGGATTTCACCCAACTAACTTCGGCAAGATGGCATTAGATATGTCTACTTTTATTCCTGCTACACCATTCGGAATTTTAGAGTTGTTAGAGCGATATAAAGTAGAAACCGATGGCAAGCACACTGTTATCATTGGTCGTTCTCATATTGTTGGTCGCCCAATGAGTATATTAATGGGTAGAAAAGGATTTCCAGGAAACTCAACAGTAACATTAACGCATAGTCACACTAAAAATATTACCCAAATAACATCGCAAGCGGATATTATTATTTCGGCTTTGGGTATTCCTAATTTCTTAAAAGCTGAAATGGTAAAAGATGATGCCGTTATTATTGATGTAGGTATTACTCGTGTACCTGACGACTCTGAAAAAGGCTATCACATTACAGGTGATGTAGATTTTGAAAACGTAAGCAAAAAAGCAAGTTTTATAACGCCAGTGCCAGGTGGAGTAGGACCTATGACTATTGCAATGCTGCTTAAAAATACACTCTTAGCCAGAGAACAGCATAGAAAAAATAGAGCGTAA
- the rluF gene encoding 23S rRNA pseudouridine(2604) synthase RluF: protein MSEDLKRLNKYLSEAGYCSRREADRLIDAGRVTINDVVPEMGTKVAPDDIVKVDEEIIGERKKDFVYLTFNKPVGIVCTTDTRVEKDNIIDFINYPKRIFPIGRLDKPSEGLILLTDDGDIVNKILRASNNHEKEYVVTVDKPISQTFIQRMAGGIYIEELKQRTKKCEVKKIDKYTFSIILTQGLNRQIRRMCEYLNYEVQTLKRIRIMNIKLDMPIGKYRELTKEEFKTLSELISDSQKTFDSKLPRQRKNRR, encoded by the coding sequence ATGTCTGAAGATTTAAAACGCCTTAACAAATACCTCAGCGAAGCAGGCTATTGCTCGCGTCGCGAAGCCGATCGTTTAATTGATGCTGGTCGTGTTACCATTAACGATGTTGTACCAGAAATGGGCACAAAAGTTGCACCAGATGATATTGTAAAAGTTGATGAAGAAATTATAGGTGAACGTAAAAAAGATTTTGTTTATTTAACCTTTAACAAACCTGTTGGTATTGTTTGTACTACGGACACTCGCGTCGAAAAAGATAATATCATAGACTTTATTAATTACCCAAAACGTATTTTTCCAATAGGTCGATTAGACAAACCTAGCGAAGGACTAATACTACTTACCGATGATGGAGATATCGTTAATAAAATTCTGCGTGCCAGTAACAATCATGAAAAAGAATATGTTGTTACTGTAGACAAACCTATTTCGCAAACGTTTATTCAGCGTATGGCAGGTGGTATTTATATTGAAGAACTGAAGCAACGTACAAAAAAATGTGAGGTTAAAAAGATAGATAAATACACTTTTAGTATTATTCTTACACAAGGACTAAACCGCCAGATACGTAGAATGTGCGAGTATTTAAACTACGAAGTACAGACCTTAAAACGTATTAGAATAATGAATATTAAGCTCGATATGCCAATAGGTAAATATCGAGAACTTACCAAAGAAGAGTTTAAAACACTAAGTGAATTGATAAGTGACTCTCAAAAAACATTCGACTCAAAACTACCACGCCAAAGAAAAAACAGACGTTAA
- a CDS encoding VOC family protein, producing the protein MSKISPFHLAIPVYNLSECRDFYTNILNLEEGRSSNHWVDYNFFGHQLVIHYKPKTEEDTHTNLVDGKDVPVPHFGVVLPWEDFHNFADLLKSKNIKFIIEPYIRFEGQVGEQATMFFKDPSGNALEFKAFKDIEQLFAK; encoded by the coding sequence ATGTCCAAAATTTCACCTTTTCATTTAGCAATTCCGGTTTATAATCTTTCTGAATGCAGAGATTTTTATACTAATATTTTAAATCTTGAAGAAGGTAGAAGTAGTAATCATTGGGTAGATTACAACTTTTTTGGCCATCAGTTAGTAATTCATTACAAACCAAAAACAGAAGAAGACACACATACCAACTTAGTTGATGGTAAAGATGTACCTGTACCTCATTTCGGAGTGGTTTTACCATGGGAAGATTTTCATAATTTTGCTGATTTATTAAAAAGCAAAAACATAAAATTCATTATTGAGCCTTACATAAGATTTGAAGGACAAGTTGGAGAACAAGCCACAATGTTCTTTAAAGACCCTTCGGGTAATGCTTTAGAGTTTAAAGCATTTAAAGATATTGAGCAACTATTTGCTAAATAG
- a CDS encoding RNA polymerase sigma factor — MSQPIKDHICEEQLFERLYKKHSKNLHDFLYYKFGDHLNPSDKVQEAFIKLWQNCRKVSPDKAKSFLFTTANNLMLNAVAHRKVVLKYEKTPQKNSTNETPEFVLQEKEYHDKLQKALSKLTEAQRVAFLMNRVEGKKFKEIAALLDISTKAVEKRIYGALKKLREDIDEL, encoded by the coding sequence ATGAGCCAACCTATAAAAGATCATATTTGCGAAGAGCAGTTATTTGAGCGTTTGTACAAAAAACACTCAAAAAACCTGCATGATTTTTTGTATTACAAATTTGGCGATCATCTAAACCCTAGCGATAAAGTACAGGAAGCTTTTATTAAACTATGGCAAAATTGTAGAAAGGTTTCGCCAGACAAAGCCAAAAGTTTTTTATTTACTACGGCAAACAACCTTATGCTCAATGCTGTTGCGCATAGAAAAGTGGTTTTGAAATACGAAAAAACACCTCAAAAAAATTCAACCAACGAGACTCCTGAGTTTGTTTTACAAGAAAAAGAGTACCATGACAAACTTCAAAAAGCCCTAAGCAAACTTACAGAAGCGCAACGCGTCGCTTTTTTAATGAACAGAGTTGAAGGTAAAAAATTTAAAGAGATTGCTGCACTTTTAGATATTTCTACAAAAGCTGTAGAAAAACGCATTTATGGTGCGCTAAAAAAGCTACGAGAAGATATAGATGAATTATAA